The Pseudomonas cucumis sequence TTGCAGGCTGGTGCCCCACCCTGAGGCCTTGCATAGCACCGAAGCAAACGCCTGACTGCTGTGGGGCAAATGATCGGCGGCCTTGCTCGCCAGAGCCGTGGCAACATAACGGTAATGGAAACGCTCATCAGGTTGCGCCACCGTAGCTTGCTGACGCTGCACTTCGCCATCGGTCATCAGCGGTCCGACTTTGAGCTCCGGAGCTTCCAGACTGTAATTGCCGCCGAAGGTCACGTAATCCGGGGACATCTCGTAGCCCAACAGCTCCATCCCATCGTAGCGGGCCAGTATCGCGGCGTAGTAGTAAGCGAATGCCTGGGAGGTCGGCCACCATTTGGATTCGGCCTCCTTGCGCAATTGCCCATACCATTTGGCCTTGGCCTGCAATTCCGGGTTGTCGAAGTATGCCGGGGCTTCGTCATAACGTCCTTCGCGCAGCAGGCGCCGCCCGAGCAAATTGCGCAGGTTCGCGGCTACCGACAACGGCACATAATTGTCGCGATCCTGCTGGCTGAGCGGCGGCGGTGCCGGCACTTGAGTGTCGACGTACTGCTTGAGTTCATCGAGGGTCAGCACCCGCTCGGCAACGGTGGCCGCGTCGTACCAGTAAATGTATTGGCTGCGATAGAGCTGATCAAAGGCTTGCAGATAATCGCCGCGTTGCAGGGCCAGGATCGCGCTTTCGCCGTCGACCCGGCACTTGGGCTGGAGCGTTTCATAATCCCAATCCGGGGTCCGGCGCGCGCCCCAGGACTCATTTTGCGGGAAGGCCTGGGCTGCCTTGGCATAGGCCGCCGCGGCAGCGTTTTTGTCGCCATCACGCAACGCCAGTTTCGCCCGCAGCCACCATGCGAGGCCACCGTCTCCGGCCTGTTCGAGGAAGGCTTTGGCACTGGCGTAATCGCCCTGTTGATAATTCACTGCCGCCAGGCGATCAGCATTATCCAGGCTGCCATGGGTGCTGGTTTGCAGCAGTTTGATCAGTTTCTGTTCGCTGGGCGGTTGATCACCGAATGACCAGCCCTGTCGACTGATCAAGGAGGCCGTCACCAATTGCTGTACCCGTTTGCCCTTGAGCAATCGGGCCAATTGATCGTCAGGCATCGCCGCCAGATCGGTCATCAGCCACTTCAGCGAGCTGTAACCCACCGCCGAACCGTGGAGGTTTTGCGTGGCGTAGAGTTCGATGGCGTTGTCCCAGTCGCCGGCGGTGCGGGCCACTCGCGCTTCTTCGCCGAGGCTGGCAACACCCAATTCCAACGGGTCGCTGAAGCCGTCGATACTCAGCTGACGAGTCTTTTCGAAGGCTTTGCGCGATTGAGCCAGCAGGTCCGGGCCGGCATCTGCCTCTGAACTCATGGCAAACAGTGCCCGGCCCAACGAGTACGCCGCCCAGGTGCTGCGCAACGCCCGTTGATCCGCCGGCAGTGCCAGCACTTTCTGGAAGTATTCGGTGGCCAGGCCATGATCACCGGCGTTGAACGCCACAGCACCCGCCAGATAGAACATGTGCTCAATGGGCAGACTCGCGCCTTGCTCTTCAACCTGACGGGCATCGGTCAGGCTACGCAGCTGTTGCACCAGTGCTTGCTGTTCAGGCGTCAAACCGGCCTGTTCGGCTGTGTTGCGCTGATCGGAGTAATCGGGCGCATCGCCGTAGCCGTCATCCGGATTATGGGTGGCCGCCGTGACGTTCTTCAGGCCCGCGATGGCATGCCCGAGGCGACTGATCTCAAAATTGAAGTTGCCTTCCGGCAGTTCCGCCAGCGACTGGCCACGGTTGTCCAGCAGGCGCATGGGGAAGTCCGGCCCGCAGGCCAGCGCCGAACCCAACGGCAGGCTGAGGCTCAGGCAAAGCACATGGCGGGGCCAGTTACGGGTGAACATTCGAACCTCCTTGATCAATAGTTGCGCAGCGTGCCCAACCGATGGCGCGCTGCCCGCCGGCCGGTATTCGACCCTCGCGCAGGCGGGTGAAGGTAAGCAGATCCGGGCGTTGTTGCAATGCATAACCGGCCAATGCATCGGCGCCATCGCAGCCCTGTACCGCCAGTGTCAGGCGTTCGGGCCAGGCGCTGTCGAGATTGCCTTGGTTGCTGACGCTGATGTCGTAGAGGCCGTCCTGCGCCGAGAGCTTCAGCCCCACGCGGCTGTCGAGCGTATTGCCACGTGCCACCGCGATTAGCGTCGTCAGGCTCCAGGCCCTGCGATCATTGACCAGTGGCAGGCGAAACCAGATCAGCCCGGCCAGATGAGCCGGCGGATCGGCGCGTAACTCGGCGCCGAGTTTGCTCAGTTGCAGCGGATCCGCCAGTAACTCCCGGCGTTTGCCGCCCCGCTCGATGGGCACTTCGCTTTCCACGACCGGCGCGCCATCGGCCCCCGGCAACAACGCCACGCCATAAGCCGGCAGCGCCAGATAAAATGGTTTCGAGGTAATACGGCTCCAGGCCTTGGCCCACTGCCGTGCCTGACTCGGATCGAACAGCCCACGCCGTGGATCGCTCACCGCGTGCACCTGCAATACGCTGCTGTCGACCGTCGCCA is a genomic window containing:
- a CDS encoding DUF3142 domain-containing protein, with the protein product MVFFTRLIVLLAAVLLNGCERPDAPPLDQQLYVWQRQWTSAHDAALRDSRADFSTLRVLALQAFPQAGWSRARIDSALLKRDGRPLIAVVRLDSQLKGLDQSEVTAQIQQVLSDWQGQGLILSGVEIDHDAGNARLPAYREFLTHLRTVLPASLPLSITALPAWLDSPELPTLLATVDSSVLQVHAVSDPRRGLFDPSQARQWAKAWSRITSKPFYLALPAYGVALLPGADGAPVVESEVPIERGGKRRELLADPLQLSKLGAELRADPPAHLAGLIWFRLPLVNDRRAWSLTTLIAVARGNTLDSRVGLKLSAQDGLYDISVSNQGNLDSAWPERLTLAVQGCDGADALAGYALQQRPDLLTFTRLREGRIPAGGQRAIGWARCATIDQGGSNVHP